One segment of Anatilimnocola aggregata DNA contains the following:
- a CDS encoding NfeD family protein, translating into MQKTRYQPALARPNGSWRTARMLTLLGLLSLSCYGLAGSHQASSLLAQNDQPVPAKEAGEKPANSAAVLIQVPLPLVGNADQLVQSQIARALKRFPKDAKRPTLVLEFRSAPDTAGTGSDFGRAHSLAKFLVAESLAQVKTVAYLPHAVQGHAVLPVLACEQIVMAKEAEFGSAGVDEKLLDDTMRGAYREFALRRRTVPAAVALGMLDTELEVFKVSTTDGVRYEAAEALAGLRAQGVVKKEETIFRSGEPHSLNGTEMRYHGFATHLAEDKQSLATALNLAPSALRAPLMPEDGWRPIRVDLDGPITNQKVSWIRRVVEDHRQKNDFNLLCIFITSGGGNLDESIELASFLAQLDKEVRTVAFVPRQALADSGLIAWACDDLIVGDSVILGGPGDATFTARQREAVKAPLQQIAAQRQRNWSLPLAMIDSTTEVWPYQRVGLAETLYLSPAEWSTLPDKEDWQRGASALRLTRGLDTKTAVETGLATHVVQNQEEFKSLYHLEGELPAVRSNWALAAVEWLSDPRISAMLLFVAMFALMIEFSSPGLGLPGFISLLCFVLYFWSQFLHGNATGLEICLFLGGIVCVLIELFVVPGTFIFGLGGGLMIVSSIVLASQTFILPSNTYQLQQMPISLTILVVGITGGIAAIAAIRRFLPDTPYFNRMILKPPQNEELEERLEREQLVQWAHLAGKRGQTTTALFPSGKALFGDEMVDVVSAGEMIPKGASVIVTDVIGSRVLVREVT; encoded by the coding sequence ATGCAAAAGACTCGTTATCAACCCGCGCTCGCGCGGCCGAATGGTAGCTGGCGAACAGCCCGGATGCTGACGTTGCTCGGGCTCCTGTCGCTATCGTGCTATGGTCTTGCGGGCTCTCATCAAGCCAGCTCGTTGCTAGCCCAAAACGATCAGCCGGTGCCGGCTAAAGAGGCCGGCGAGAAGCCGGCCAATTCCGCGGCCGTGCTGATTCAAGTTCCCCTGCCCCTGGTTGGCAATGCCGATCAGTTGGTGCAAAGCCAGATCGCCCGCGCGCTGAAGCGTTTTCCCAAAGATGCCAAACGGCCGACGCTGGTTCTGGAGTTTCGCTCGGCCCCTGATACCGCCGGCACGGGGAGCGACTTCGGCCGCGCACATTCGCTGGCCAAGTTCCTGGTGGCTGAATCGCTGGCGCAGGTCAAGACGGTCGCCTATCTGCCCCACGCGGTGCAGGGTCATGCGGTGCTGCCGGTGCTGGCCTGCGAACAAATTGTGATGGCTAAAGAGGCGGAATTTGGTTCCGCTGGCGTCGACGAAAAACTGCTCGACGACACAATGCGCGGAGCCTATCGCGAGTTCGCGCTCCGCCGCCGCACCGTGCCGGCCGCGGTCGCGCTGGGCATGCTCGATACCGAACTTGAAGTCTTCAAAGTCTCGACGACCGACGGCGTTCGCTATGAAGCGGCCGAGGCCCTCGCGGGACTGCGAGCGCAGGGCGTGGTCAAGAAAGAAGAAACCATCTTTCGCTCGGGTGAACCCCATTCGCTCAACGGCACCGAGATGCGCTATCACGGTTTTGCCACGCACCTGGCCGAAGACAAACAGTCGCTGGCGACGGCCCTTAACCTGGCTCCGTCTGCCCTGCGCGCGCCGCTGATGCCCGAGGATGGCTGGCGGCCGATACGGGTCGATCTGGACGGGCCAATCACAAATCAGAAGGTGAGTTGGATTCGCCGCGTGGTGGAAGATCATCGGCAGAAGAACGATTTCAACCTGCTGTGCATCTTCATCACGAGTGGCGGCGGCAATCTCGACGAGAGCATCGAACTCGCTTCGTTTCTCGCCCAACTCGACAAAGAAGTGCGGACGGTCGCGTTCGTGCCGCGGCAAGCACTTGCCGATTCTGGACTGATTGCCTGGGCCTGCGACGATTTGATCGTTGGCGATAGTGTCATCCTCGGCGGACCAGGTGATGCCACCTTCACCGCCCGCCAGCGCGAGGCGGTGAAAGCGCCGCTGCAACAGATCGCCGCTCAGCGCCAGCGAAACTGGTCGCTGCCACTTGCGATGATCGATTCGACCACCGAAGTCTGGCCATATCAGCGAGTCGGCCTGGCCGAGACGCTCTATTTATCGCCCGCCGAGTGGTCGACCTTGCCCGACAAAGAAGATTGGCAGCGCGGCGCAAGTGCGCTGCGGCTGACGCGGGGGCTCGATACCAAGACAGCGGTTGAGACCGGTCTCGCGACGCACGTGGTGCAGAATCAGGAAGAGTTCAAGAGCCTGTATCATCTCGAAGGGGAACTCCCCGCCGTCCGTTCGAACTGGGCCCTCGCAGCTGTCGAATGGTTGTCAGACCCACGCATCTCGGCAATGCTCCTTTTCGTCGCCATGTTTGCGCTGATGATTGAATTCTCCTCGCCGGGGCTGGGGCTACCGGGGTTCATTTCGCTCCTTTGCTTTGTGCTTTACTTCTGGTCGCAGTTTTTGCACGGCAATGCGACAGGGCTGGAGATTTGCCTGTTCCTGGGTGGTATCGTCTGCGTGCTGATCGAACTGTTCGTCGTTCCCGGCACGTTTATTTTTGGGCTGGGCGGCGGCCTGATGATTGTCTCTTCGATTGTGCTCGCTAGCCAAACATTCATCCTGCCTAGCAATACTTATCAGCTGCAGCAGATGCCGATCTCCCTGACGATTCTGGTGGTGGGCATCACGGGCGGCATTGCGGCGATCGCAGCTATTCGGCGGTTTCTGCCCGATACGCCCTACTTCAATCGCATGATTCTGAAGCCACCACAAAACGAAGAACTCGAAGAGCGGCTGGAGCGCGAACAACTGGTGCAGTGGGCGCATCTGGCTGGTAAGCGGGGTCAAACGACCACGGCACTCTTCCCGTCGGGCAAAGCACTCTTCGGCGACGAAATGGTCGACGTGGTCAGTGCGGGCGAAATGATCCCCAAGGGAGCGAGCGTGATCGTGACCGATGTCATCGGGAGCCGCGTGCTGGTGCGCGAAGTGACTTAG
- the ahr gene encoding NADPH-dependent aldehyde reductase Ahr → MTKVEAWVAPSAKQKLVRQSIDLGELGAEEVEVAVEHCGLCHSDLSVLKDDWGASQYPAVLGHEVIGRVVEVGTSAKGLKVGQAVGVGWTARSCLHCRQCMSGNQHLCAEAMPTIIGHRGGFATRVRSHWSWAIPLPENINYAEAGPLLCGGITVFNPLAMYAKPTSRVGIVGIGGLGHMGVKFAAAYGCDVTAFTSSESKFDEARSFGANQVVSSRDSAAMKKLTGTFDLLIVTVNVPLDWQAMIGTLAPNGRMHVVGAVPQPIPVSAIQLIWGQQSISGSPTGSPVAIGTMLEFAARHQVSPQTEHYPMSQINEAFDRLEAGKARYRIVLDADF, encoded by the coding sequence ATGACCAAAGTTGAAGCCTGGGTTGCCCCGAGTGCGAAGCAGAAACTCGTCCGTCAGAGCATCGATCTAGGAGAACTCGGTGCTGAAGAGGTGGAGGTTGCGGTTGAACACTGTGGGTTGTGCCACTCCGACCTCTCGGTGCTAAAAGACGATTGGGGCGCTTCTCAATATCCAGCGGTGCTGGGTCACGAAGTCATCGGCCGAGTGGTCGAAGTTGGAACTTCGGCTAAGGGTTTGAAAGTTGGCCAAGCTGTCGGAGTCGGCTGGACGGCTCGAAGTTGCCTGCACTGCCGGCAGTGCATGTCGGGCAATCAGCACCTGTGCGCGGAGGCAATGCCGACGATCATCGGCCATCGAGGGGGCTTTGCAACGCGGGTCCGTTCGCACTGGTCCTGGGCTATTCCCTTGCCCGAAAACATCAACTACGCCGAAGCTGGACCGCTCCTGTGTGGCGGCATTACTGTGTTCAATCCGCTGGCCATGTATGCCAAGCCTACTAGCCGCGTTGGCATCGTGGGCATCGGCGGTTTGGGCCACATGGGTGTCAAGTTCGCCGCTGCTTACGGCTGCGATGTGACGGCCTTTACCTCCAGCGAAAGTAAGTTTGACGAAGCCCGCAGCTTTGGGGCGAATCAAGTTGTCTCGAGCCGCGATTCGGCGGCGATGAAGAAACTGACAGGGACGTTCGACCTGCTGATCGTGACGGTGAACGTGCCACTCGATTGGCAAGCGATGATTGGCACTCTGGCTCCCAATGGCCGGATGCATGTGGTTGGTGCAGTCCCGCAGCCGATTCCTGTCTCCGCTATCCAGTTGATTTGGGGTCAGCAAAGTATCTCGGGTTCACCCACCGGTTCGCCGGTGGCGATTGGAACGATGCTGGAGTTCGCCGCGCGTCACCAGGTCAGCCCGCAAACCGAGCACTATCCGATGTCGCAGATCAACGAAGCGTTCGATCGCTTGGAGGCCGGCAAAGCCAGATATCGCATCGTCCTCGATGCAGACTTCTAG
- a CDS encoding nucleotide pyrophosphohydrolase: protein MPADATTTVQQLKEIMRAFVAERDWQQFHSPKNLSMSLAIEAAELMEHFQWIDVPASRQVKDEPAKLAAIGEELADVLCYALALSNELGLDLSETIRAKMVKNATKYPAAEFRGRYGKDDLPT, encoded by the coding sequence ATGCCCGCCGATGCGACGACAACCGTGCAGCAACTCAAAGAGATCATGCGGGCCTTTGTCGCCGAGCGCGACTGGCAGCAGTTTCATTCGCCCAAGAACTTGAGCATGTCGCTCGCCATCGAGGCGGCGGAATTGATGGAGCACTTTCAGTGGATCGATGTGCCCGCCTCGCGGCAGGTGAAAGATGAACCTGCTAAGCTCGCTGCTATCGGCGAGGAACTGGCCGATGTTCTCTGTTATGCACTGGCCCTGTCCAACGAACTAGGGCTCGACTTAAGTGAGACCATCCGCGCGAAGATGGTCAAAAATGCCACGAAATACCCCGCAGCGGAATTTCGCGGCCGGTATGGGAAGGATGATCTTCCTACTTAG
- the panB gene encoding 3-methyl-2-oxobutanoate hydroxymethyltransferase — translation MKRPARITVPQLVRMKEAGEAITMLTAYDYPTAALVDAAGVEAVLVGDSLAMVVQGHETTLPVTFEQIKYHAEMVGRAVQHALVIVDLPFPTNHLGVHRVIELAGQLLKECRVQAVKLEGGADQANVIAGLTTAGIPVMAHVGLRPQNVHNMGGYKVQRDAERLMADAKAAQDAGAFGIVLECIPAEDAAWISRELKIPTIGIGAGAQCDGQVLVLHDLLGLTNGFVPKFVKQYADLRSTITDAVTNYRDEVRAGKFPTKEQEFK, via the coding sequence ATGAAACGCCCGGCTCGCATTACCGTTCCCCAACTGGTCCGCATGAAGGAAGCTGGTGAGGCCATCACCATGCTGACGGCCTATGACTATCCCACGGCAGCGCTGGTCGATGCCGCGGGAGTCGAAGCGGTGCTTGTTGGCGATAGCCTGGCGATGGTCGTGCAAGGGCACGAAACGACATTGCCGGTCACCTTCGAGCAGATCAAGTATCACGCCGAAATGGTCGGCCGCGCGGTGCAACACGCGCTGGTCATTGTCGATCTGCCGTTTCCTACGAACCACCTGGGCGTCCATCGAGTGATCGAACTGGCTGGTCAACTGCTCAAAGAGTGCCGCGTGCAGGCGGTGAAGCTTGAAGGCGGGGCCGATCAGGCGAACGTGATTGCCGGCCTAACCACAGCTGGCATTCCTGTGATGGCGCACGTCGGTCTGCGACCGCAGAACGTCCACAACATGGGGGGCTATAAAGTGCAGCGCGACGCTGAACGGCTGATGGCCGATGCCAAGGCGGCGCAAGATGCTGGTGCGTTTGGCATCGTGCTGGAATGCATCCCGGCCGAGGATGCCGCGTGGATTTCGCGCGAACTAAAGATTCCCACCATCGGCATTGGTGCTGGCGCGCAGTGCGATGGTCAGGTACTGGTTCTGCACGATCTGCTCGGGCTCACGAATGGTTTCGTCCCCAAATTCGTCAAGCAATATGCCGACCTGCGCAGCACCATCACCGACGCCGTGACCAACTATCGCGATGAAGTCCGGGCTGGGAAGTTCCCGACGAAGGAACAAGAGTTTAAGTAG
- a CDS encoding arylsulfatase produces the protein MFLLHKVATPIVAITVYCCALCPLFADESAISKRAPNIVLILADDLGFGDLGCYGQKVISTPNLDRMAKEGLRFTQFYAGATVCAPSRSVLMTGKHHGHTRVRGNAGATNPSAQALRSEDVTVAKVLQQSGYRTALIGKWGLGDVGAAESGLPRKHGFAEFFGYLNQRHAHNHFPAFLWRNEERVELPNVVTPVGGDGAGYATKAVQFADDLFADEAIKFVIANKSQPFFLYWSMVIPHANNERTRELKNGAQVPDFGPYADRDWPDPDKGQAAMISRLDGYVGRMLATLREQGLAENTLVVFTSDNGPHNESNHNLARFNPSGPLSGIKRSLTDGGIRVPLIAWWPGHVPTGVETNHVAYFGDWLATAAELAGAKTPDHCDSISLVPTLLGQPAARQPKHDFLYWEFHEGGFKQAALYQGRWKGIRTGSPDAAIALYDQQADIGEKTNVAAKHPDIASTIGDYLDSARSESADWQPKWSGGKK, from the coding sequence ATGTTTTTGCTACACAAAGTCGCTACGCCGATCGTTGCGATCACCGTTTATTGCTGCGCACTTTGTCCGCTATTTGCCGATGAAAGCGCGATCTCCAAGCGTGCACCAAACATTGTGCTGATACTCGCGGACGACCTGGGTTTTGGCGATCTCGGTTGCTATGGACAGAAAGTGATCTCAACCCCCAATTTGGATCGCATGGCGAAGGAGGGGCTGCGGTTCACGCAGTTCTATGCCGGTGCTACCGTCTGCGCTCCATCGCGGAGTGTGCTGATGACCGGCAAGCATCACGGGCACACGCGCGTCCGTGGCAACGCGGGCGCGACGAATCCAAGCGCTCAGGCGCTACGGTCCGAGGATGTGACGGTCGCCAAGGTTCTGCAGCAGTCCGGCTATCGGACGGCGCTCATCGGCAAGTGGGGACTCGGCGATGTCGGTGCCGCGGAAAGCGGGCTGCCGCGCAAGCACGGCTTCGCTGAGTTCTTCGGTTACTTGAATCAGCGGCACGCTCACAATCACTTTCCTGCATTTCTCTGGCGGAACGAAGAACGCGTCGAGTTGCCGAATGTCGTGACTCCGGTAGGTGGCGACGGCGCGGGCTATGCGACCAAGGCGGTTCAATTCGCCGATGATCTGTTCGCGGATGAGGCGATCAAGTTTGTTATTGCCAACAAGTCGCAACCATTCTTCCTGTACTGGAGCATGGTCATTCCGCACGCCAACAACGAACGAACTCGCGAATTGAAGAACGGGGCTCAGGTACCCGATTTTGGTCCCTATGCCGATCGGGACTGGCCCGATCCAGACAAAGGGCAGGCAGCGATGATCTCGCGGCTTGACGGATACGTGGGCAGAATGCTGGCGACGTTACGCGAGCAGGGTCTGGCGGAAAATACGCTCGTTGTTTTTACCAGCGACAATGGGCCGCACAACGAAAGCAACCATAACCTCGCGCGGTTTAATCCGTCGGGGCCGTTGTCCGGCATCAAGCGCAGCTTGACCGACGGCGGCATTCGTGTGCCGCTGATTGCCTGGTGGCCCGGTCATGTGCCAACCGGGGTCGAGACAAATCACGTTGCCTATTTTGGAGACTGGCTGGCGACGGCCGCCGAACTGGCTGGCGCCAAGACTCCCGACCACTGCGACTCGATCAGTCTTGTGCCAACTCTGCTCGGCCAGCCCGCCGCACGTCAGCCCAAGCACGATTTCCTCTATTGGGAATTTCACGAGGGAGGCTTCAAACAAGCGGCCTTGTACCAAGGGCGTTGGAAGGGGATTCGCACAGGCAGTCCTGACGCAGCCATCGCCCTGTACGACCAACAGGCCGATATCGGGGAGAAAACCAATGTCGCGGCAAAACATCCCGACATTGCATCAACGATCGGCGACTACTTGGATTCGGCACGGAGCGAATCAGCTGACTGGCAACCCAAATGGTCCGGCGGCAAAAAGTGA
- a CDS encoding PQQ-dependent sugar dehydrogenase encodes MDWLSADANNAAMRNNPWLIALVLLAQASLAASADAPFGLTSRTPWTTSKFHGQPEPPPPFRAERVYPDIQFTGPTVLTGAPGTKRWFVAERLGKIYSFPVEGSKAKPDLFLDCTELAKQLSEHEKQPIEFHALYGLTFDPRFEQNRFCYVCYVVHRRGGRPQDPDGTRVVRLKVSDTNPPRCEVASEKTIITWLEGGHNGGCLKFGRDGYLYISTGDGGEAFPPDGKNTGQDLSDLLSSILRIDVHPADSKRPYVIPGDNPFVSLDKARGENWAYGLRNPWKMSFDRLTGELWVGDVGWELWELIYRVRKGENYGWSLVEGRQSVHTEGIPGPTPVIPPTIDIPHTDGASVTGGYVYRGRQFPELYGIYIFGDWETRRIWGAKVEEQSVGQYRELVEPTVRIVDFAEDEQGELYLLDNDAGTIHVLARNEAKPTHLQFPRKLSDTGIFDSVAEHRVAPGVLPFSINAEQWSDYAVAQRYLALPEKTSIGLHSRAMLIPGKQGSRIMDFPAETVLTKTLSLDLIQGDPASRRRIETQVLHFDGIDWRGYSYEWNEQQTDAVLVAAEGKSRTWHVEDAQAPGGKRVQNWLFASRMDCIRCHNPWSEHTLAFNIAQLNRSHDFGSVTDNQIRTLKHIGVLVDVTDPPDPKDPTAQDGGPKPPEQLPRLADLRDGSANLDLRARAYLHVNCSHCHRFNGGGSAHIYLQHDLPLTKIKALDLRPIQGTFGIRDARILASADPYRSVLLFRLAKSGPGHMPHLGSKLVDHQGVSLIHDWIASLPGKPAESESAKLTQLANDTAAADRSAAIAELLSTPGHALRLAHAVRQRKLAEPNRQLAIEAALQQADLAIRDLFEPFVPEEQRTKRLGESIRPQEILAMTGDSSRGRQLFHESTVTQCRNCHRSEGKGGELGPDLSAIGKKLDRSKLLDSILQPSASIDPKYAGWLVETKAGTVITGLMVEKTDAAIVIKDMQNKQHRLATDEIEALFPQRKSLMPDLLLRDFTAAQVADLLAYLSSLK; translated from the coding sequence ATGGATTGGCTCTCGGCGGACGCCAATAATGCAGCCATGCGTAACAACCCGTGGTTGATAGCGTTGGTCCTTCTAGCTCAGGCATCCCTTGCTGCCAGTGCCGACGCCCCTTTTGGCTTAACCAGTCGCACGCCGTGGACCACTTCCAAATTCCACGGTCAACCGGAACCACCGCCGCCGTTTCGAGCGGAGCGAGTCTATCCGGACATTCAATTCACTGGCCCCACTGTCCTTACAGGCGCGCCGGGAACCAAGCGTTGGTTCGTCGCCGAAAGACTGGGAAAGATCTACTCATTTCCCGTTGAGGGTTCGAAAGCCAAGCCAGATCTCTTTCTGGACTGCACCGAACTCGCGAAACAACTCAGTGAGCACGAGAAGCAGCCTATCGAATTTCATGCGCTGTACGGCCTCACCTTTGATCCTCGCTTCGAGCAGAACCGCTTCTGTTATGTGTGCTACGTGGTTCATCGGCGCGGAGGCCGGCCGCAAGACCCAGACGGAACGCGCGTCGTGCGTCTGAAGGTGAGTGACACGAATCCGCCCCGCTGCGAAGTTGCCAGTGAGAAAACAATTATCACGTGGCTCGAAGGGGGACATAACGGCGGCTGCCTCAAGTTTGGCCGGGATGGATACCTCTACATCTCGACTGGCGATGGCGGTGAAGCCTTTCCCCCCGATGGCAAGAATACGGGTCAGGACCTGTCCGACTTACTGTCTTCGATTTTAAGAATCGACGTTCATCCGGCCGACTCTAAACGGCCCTATGTCATTCCCGGCGACAACCCGTTCGTGTCGCTCGACAAAGCGCGCGGCGAGAACTGGGCCTATGGTCTGCGCAATCCCTGGAAGATGAGTTTCGACCGACTTACCGGCGAACTTTGGGTGGGCGATGTGGGCTGGGAACTGTGGGAGTTGATCTATCGGGTGCGCAAGGGAGAAAACTATGGCTGGAGTCTGGTCGAAGGCCGACAGTCCGTTCACACCGAGGGGATTCCCGGTCCCACGCCGGTCATTCCTCCCACCATCGATATTCCCCACACCGACGGAGCCTCGGTGACCGGAGGATATGTCTATCGAGGCCGGCAGTTTCCCGAACTGTATGGCATATACATCTTCGGAGATTGGGAGACGCGGCGCATCTGGGGGGCCAAGGTTGAGGAGCAAAGCGTCGGCCAGTACCGCGAACTCGTGGAGCCGACGGTGCGCATTGTCGACTTTGCAGAGGACGAACAAGGTGAGCTGTATCTCTTGGACAACGATGCGGGCACGATTCACGTGCTCGCCCGCAACGAGGCGAAGCCTACCCATTTGCAGTTCCCCCGCAAGTTGAGCGACACCGGCATTTTCGACTCGGTAGCAGAGCATCGCGTGGCACCGGGAGTGCTTCCCTTTTCGATCAACGCCGAGCAATGGTCCGACTATGCAGTTGCCCAGCGTTACCTGGCATTGCCTGAGAAAACTTCCATCGGTCTGCATTCGCGGGCCATGCTCATCCCGGGGAAGCAAGGCAGCCGAATTATGGATTTTCCTGCCGAGACTGTGCTCACGAAGACGCTCTCGCTCGACTTGATCCAAGGCGATCCCGCCAGCCGGCGACGTATCGAAACACAGGTGCTCCATTTCGACGGCATCGATTGGCGCGGCTACAGCTACGAGTGGAACGAGCAGCAAACCGATGCTGTGCTCGTTGCTGCCGAGGGGAAGTCGCGCACCTGGCACGTTGAGGATGCGCAGGCACCGGGTGGCAAGCGCGTCCAGAACTGGCTGTTTGCCTCGCGGATGGACTGCATTCGTTGTCACAATCCTTGGTCCGAGCACACGCTGGCTTTCAACATCGCTCAGCTGAATCGTTCGCACGACTTTGGCTCAGTCACCGATAATCAAATCCGCACGCTCAAGCACATTGGCGTGCTGGTCGACGTGACTGACCCACCTGATCCCAAAGACCCCACGGCGCAGGACGGAGGGCCGAAGCCGCCGGAACAACTTCCTCGGCTGGCCGATCTGCGCGATGGCAGTGCGAATTTGGATCTCCGCGCCCGGGCCTATCTGCACGTCAACTGCTCGCATTGTCATCGCTTTAACGGCGGTGGCTCCGCGCATATTTATCTGCAGCATGACCTGCCACTTACCAAGATCAAAGCTCTGGACCTGCGACCAATCCAGGGAACCTTTGGCATTCGCGATGCGCGGATACTGGCCTCCGCCGATCCTTATCGCTCGGTGCTCCTCTTTCGACTGGCGAAGTCGGGACCGGGACACATGCCCCACTTGGGCTCTAAGCTTGTCGATCATCAGGGGGTCTCCCTGATTCACGATTGGATTGCCTCGTTGCCCGGCAAACCTGCCGAAAGTGAATCCGCCAAGCTGACCCAACTCGCAAACGACACTGCAGCAGCAGACCGCTCAGCGGCCATTGCTGAGTTGCTTTCAACACCGGGGCACGCCCTGCGTCTGGCTCATGCGGTTCGTCAACGAAAGCTTGCTGAGCCCAATCGCCAACTGGCCATTGAGGCGGCGCTGCAGCAGGCTGATCTTGCCATTCGCGATTTGTTCGAGCCCTTTGTGCCCGAGGAACAACGGACCAAGCGGTTGGGTGAGTCGATCCGTCCTCAAGAGATTCTGGCAATGACGGGCGACAGTTCCCGCGGCCGCCAATTGTTTCACGAATCAACAGTGACGCAGTGTCGCAATTGTCACCGCAGCGAAGGGAAAGGGGGCGAGCTAGGACCGGACCTGAGTGCCATCGGCAAGAAACTCGATCGCTCCAAATTGCTCGACAGTATTTTGCAACCTTCGGCCAGCATCGATCCCAAGTACGCCGGCTGGCTGGTGGAGACCAAAGCGGGCACGGTAATTACGGGACTCATGGTCGAGAAAACCGACGCAGCCATCGTCATCAAGGACATGCAGAACAAGCAGCATCGGCTGGCGACCGACGAGATTGAAGCGTTGTTCCCTCAGCGGAAGTCGCTCATGCCCGATTTGCTCCTGCGCGATTTCACCGCGGCGCAAGTCGCAGACTTGCTCGCCTACTTGTCCAGTTTGAAGTAA
- a CDS encoding antibiotic biosynthesis monooxygenase family protein, whose protein sequence is MITVGMNYHVLPGKQQDFEGKFAAVITALKAAPGHTSSTLWKDVADDASYLITSEWSDENAFGEFIRSQAFRDVTNWGKEQILSGRPQHKVYKH, encoded by the coding sequence ATGATTACTGTCGGCATGAACTATCACGTCCTTCCAGGCAAGCAACAGGATTTTGAGGGGAAGTTTGCCGCCGTCATTACGGCGCTCAAGGCTGCTCCGGGTCACACTTCGTCGACATTGTGGAAAGATGTGGCCGACGATGCTTCGTACCTGATCACCAGCGAATGGTCGGACGAGAACGCCTTTGGCGAGTTCATCCGCAGCCAGGCGTTCCGCGACGTTACCAACTGGGGCAAAGAACAAATCCTCTCCGGTCGCCCGCAGCACAAAGTCTACAAACACTAA
- a CDS encoding NfeD family protein, translated as MDYFIWALILLALGLFFLVLEFFVPSGGMLGLLCGLSLIGSVVLGFMSGSNTGAVFLLGIMVLVPGVLFAAVHYWPETAIGKLILIPRPSHADEVLPETVAYRGLQALVGKRGVAKSLMLPGGIVHVEGHNYDAISEGASIEAGQPIIVVQISTQRLIVRVDDRPFEPAQLVQTSPADAPLPADIEDPFAEEGTKG; from the coding sequence ATGGACTATTTCATTTGGGCACTCATTCTGCTGGCTCTCGGGCTCTTCTTTCTCGTGCTCGAATTCTTCGTTCCCTCGGGGGGCATGTTGGGCCTGCTCTGTGGGCTGTCGCTGATTGGTTCCGTCGTACTGGGGTTTATGTCGGGCTCGAATACCGGCGCGGTGTTTTTACTGGGAATCATGGTACTTGTCCCCGGAGTGCTGTTTGCAGCCGTTCATTACTGGCCCGAGACGGCAATCGGCAAACTGATTCTTATTCCCCGCCCATCGCATGCCGATGAAGTGCTGCCCGAGACCGTCGCCTATCGCGGCTTGCAGGCCTTGGTTGGCAAGCGGGGTGTGGCGAAGAGCCTGATGCTGCCCGGCGGCATCGTACACGTCGAAGGGCACAACTATGACGCCATCAGCGAAGGAGCGAGCATCGAAGCTGGGCAGCCGATTATCGTGGTACAGATTTCTACCCAGCGCCTCATCGTCCGCGTCGACGATCGCCCTTTCGAGCCGGCTCAACTCGTGCAGACATCCCCCGCCGATGCTCCGCTGCCTGCGGATATTGAGGATCCGTTTGCGGAGGAGGGGACGAAGGGGTAG